Proteins encoded within one genomic window of Victivallis lenta:
- a CDS encoding AAA family ATPase — protein MGQKIHREIQLQPQEAFWLDLMQLPHCIELEKEIILDAKLQLLFSPPYLGIDLEKIFQTTLEDGWLLPINGTRFAVKEKTIYVEVHDSVAEKLTILQKQKKELEREIIQLTNLICTQNSKRIRAKRIEENQDSNSLNSIGSSNISYTNIPSMRAADISTLETYRNEKANELQQLQVSINQYKNSLNSCQINKVAFVFPLGCSVPNNYEQILKCLYVHHNYCQDNCCSYKRDCAYLQTLANINLGVSTSADVLHQQKVSLYNLWHQNYPHISDRAQKAKEWGIDIDHPEKLSNKTSYCYQIFNSNPNVNQGSIIFNTTKNQPFSTVNFGSKGTYKIANVISVVNNQFQELPIIPAKLLNLDKIAENRDVPICFTDSLELARVAPQALIGPCIFTSYYGAQFDGFEIDFYPFRDRTVYYVIVEHSGLTREQVMDRVHANYLQMKAQVKNINLNFVELNGFRKEEDSWHFSMQRISEQNFCERYFSSSAPDKVEPPSVSLSRPTKESKSSTPPLLGPLIEAGRYILLVGGKHSGKTKFAIAVAAAVASGKELVQILRPERTMKHDVLYLDFELGEKTFENDTQKILKNFFGDVANHPFLHIEHLNGQGINIHSPDGIEKVRNVVEKYREKDLKLLIIDNITAVSGHAVADNSGWNQYTYPFITELTNAGMTVIVIAHIDAGSLRGGKQKFYNGTECILLSKTPGKKIPKQYWITIERPYVISKYPYAEHHPMTICINEENERAKISFDKSYLENILSNKSISAHDLGFWFNVTQKTIREWQKKLT, from the coding sequence ATGGGACAAAAAATTCATAGAGAAATCCAATTGCAACCTCAAGAAGCATTCTGGTTGGATTTGATGCAACTGCCTCACTGCATTGAGCTCGAAAAAGAAATAATACTTGATGCCAAGTTGCAATTGCTATTTTCACCGCCTTATCTCGGTATCGATCTTGAGAAAATTTTTCAAACCACTTTGGAAGATGGCTGGCTACTTCCCATCAATGGGACTCGATTTGCGGTAAAAGAGAAAACGATTTATGTTGAAGTACACGATTCTGTCGCAGAAAAATTAACGATCTTGCAAAAGCAGAAGAAAGAGTTAGAGCGCGAGATTATCCAATTAACAAATTTAATCTGTACACAAAACTCTAAAAGAATCCGTGCCAAAAGAATAGAAGAAAACCAAGATTCAAATTCCTTAAACTCAATTGGTAGTAGTAATATCTCTTATACAAATATTCCATCCATGAGAGCTGCGGATATCAGTACCTTGGAAACTTATCGGAATGAAAAAGCAAATGAACTTCAGCAACTGCAAGTTTCAATCAATCAGTATAAAAATAGTTTAAATTCCTGCCAAATCAATAAAGTTGCTTTCGTTTTTCCGCTTGGATGCAGCGTTCCCAATAATTATGAACAGATTTTAAAATGCCTTTACGTTCATCATAATTATTGTCAAGACAATTGTTGTTCTTACAAGCGAGATTGTGCATATTTGCAGACACTTGCCAATATAAACCTCGGAGTTTCCACATCTGCAGATGTCTTACATCAGCAGAAAGTTTCACTTTATAATCTCTGGCACCAAAACTATCCACATATCAGTGATCGAGCGCAGAAAGCCAAAGAATGGGGAATCGATATTGATCATCCAGAAAAATTGTCAAATAAAACAAGCTATTGTTATCAAATATTTAATAGCAATCCCAATGTCAATCAGGGGTCAATTATATTCAATACGACAAAGAATCAACCTTTTTCTACCGTAAATTTTGGGAGCAAAGGAACTTACAAAATTGCAAACGTTATTTCTGTTGTAAACAACCAATTCCAAGAACTTCCTATAATTCCTGCAAAATTATTAAATCTTGACAAAATTGCTGAAAATCGTGACGTACCAATATGCTTTACTGATAGTTTGGAACTCGCTCGTGTTGCCCCGCAGGCTCTCATAGGCCCTTGCATCTTTACTTCGTACTACGGAGCGCAGTTTGATGGATTTGAAATAGATTTTTATCCTTTCCGCGATCGCACTGTGTATTATGTAATAGTGGAACATTCAGGTTTAACGCGAGAACAGGTGATGGATAGGGTACATGCCAATTACCTGCAGATGAAAGCTCAAGTAAAAAATATCAATTTAAATTTTGTTGAACTCAATGGATTTCGGAAGGAGGAAGATTCTTGGCATTTTTCCATGCAGAGAATTTCAGAACAAAATTTTTGTGAACGTTATTTTTCCTCTTCCGCACCTGATAAAGTAGAACCTCCTTCTGTGTCATTGTCTCGTCCGACCAAAGAATCAAAATCCTCAACACCTCCTTTATTGGGTCCGCTGATTGAAGCCGGTCGTTATATTTTGCTGGTAGGCGGTAAACATAGTGGAAAAACAAAGTTTGCAATCGCGGTTGCTGCGGCAGTCGCCTCCGGAAAAGAGTTAGTGCAGATATTACGTCCGGAGAGAACAATGAAGCATGATGTGCTTTATTTAGATTTTGAGTTGGGAGAAAAAACTTTCGAAAATGATACTCAAAAAATCTTGAAAAATTTCTTTGGTGATGTTGCCAATCATCCGTTTCTTCACATAGAGCACCTGAATGGTCAAGGTATAAATATCCACTCGCCTGACGGAATCGAAAAAGTTCGCAATGTAGTTGAGAAGTATCGAGAAAAGGATTTGAAACTTTTGATCATCGATAATATTACTGCTGTATCCGGCCATGCGGTGGCTGATAATTCAGGCTGGAACCAGTATACCTATCCCTTTATCACCGAGCTGACCAATGCTGGAATGACCGTGATTGTGATTGCACATATTGATGCGGGTTCTCTGCGTGGAGGCAAACAAAAATTTTACAACGGAACGGAATGTATTCTTCTGTCCAAGACACCTGGGAAGAAAATTCCCAAACAATATTGGATTACGATAGAGCGCCCATATGTCATTTCCAAATATCCATACGCAGAACATCACCCGATGACGATCTGCATAAACGAGGAAAATGAACGTGCTAAAATAAGTTTTGACAAATCTTATTTAGAAAATATTTTATCTAATAAATCCATCTCAGCTCATGACTTGGGATTCTGGTTTAATGTTACTCAGAAAACAATTCGAGAATGGCAGAAAAAACTAACGTGA
- a CDS encoding helix-turn-helix transcriptional regulator — MDQNPIRYQTVRLIGKLLHPLTESNLITIPEYREIIAQLKHLADKGTPLPTVIPKLVDQTEAATMLGISLANFKRLEREGYFPFKRKMVGTSVRYRNSDIIRFILTSEEVE, encoded by the coding sequence ATGGATCAGAATCCCATCCGCTATCAGACCGTCCGCCTCATCGGAAAATTACTTCATCCACTGACTGAATCCAATCTGATTACGATTCCGGAATACCGGGAAATCATCGCTCAGCTCAAACATCTGGCTGACAAAGGAACTCCGTTGCCGACGGTAATTCCTAAATTGGTTGACCAGACCGAAGCCGCAACCATGCTCGGTATCAGTCTTGCCAACTTTAAACGGCTTGAGCGGGAAGGCTATTTCCCATTCAAGCGGAAGATGGTCGGCACCAGCGTCAGATATCGTAATTCCGATATTATCAGATTTATTTTAACAAGCGAAGAAGTAGAATAA
- a CDS encoding YagK/YfjJ domain-containing protein — MPKRHHHTESRLNNLSVNADPEHPVYREAATEIQKRLRYMTEKHSQVFVGHLEFRFPPEMEPQNDNRHISNAVRKCRMKLKREGIDAQLVWAREQRNSAQPHYHCYPICDGNKVQHVQRVAGFFNEIWSREIDASPESNYVRYCPPKEQADNDTGIRIRRHGSDAETQLHNASHWMSYAAKVNEKEKTPEGCRMFGFTHIPKA; from the coding sequence ATGCCGAAAAGACACCATCACACGGAAAGCCGGTTAAACAATTTATCCGTAAATGCCGATCCGGAACATCCTGTTTATCGTGAAGCAGCCACCGAGATTCAAAAACGATTGCGATATATGACCGAGAAACACAGCCAGGTATTTGTGGGGCATTTGGAGTTTCGTTTCCCTCCTGAAATGGAACCCCAGAATGACAATCGGCATATTTCCAATGCGGTACGCAAATGCCGGATGAAGTTGAAGCGGGAGGGGATCGACGCCCAGCTTGTCTGGGCACGGGAACAACGTAATTCCGCTCAACCGCATTATCACTGCTACCCGATCTGTGACGGCAATAAAGTACAGCATGTTCAGCGGGTGGCCGGATTCTTCAATGAGATCTGGTCCCGTGAGATTGACGCATCTCCAGAATCCAATTATGTACGGTATTGCCCTCCGAAGGAACAGGCGGACAACGATACCGGCATACGGATTCGCCGTCATGGTTCAGATGCGGAAACGCAACTGCATAATGCCTCACACTGGATGAGTTATGCCGCGAAAGTGAATGAAAAAGAGAAGACACCGGAGGGATGTCGGATGTTCGGATTTACGCATATACCGAAGGCATGA
- a CDS encoding DUF932 domain-containing protein, with amino-acid sequence MGLMMSEGKFVGRDEIAMVPTPTATASWKPVPHCEVIDAVTDVVKAHNWQILDEQYGLARDGQRMFGVMRINRTSSTEWSRCIGIRNSHDRTLAVGLAAGLSVICCSNLCLGGSMVLKRRHTSRIELNGLVLEAVNALELEFLTLENVAEELKIDELNDDEVRASLVVAAERQAIPSCDILTVWKEFKHPRHEEFVEPTRWSLLNAFTETAKKYSPARADQCYRSLTRLFGLDGKPAELWK; translated from the coding sequence ATGGGACTGATGATGAGTGAAGGGAAGTTCGTCGGGCGTGACGAGATCGCAATGGTTCCGACGCCGACCGCTACCGCGAGTTGGAAACCGGTACCGCACTGTGAGGTGATCGACGCCGTAACCGATGTGGTCAAGGCGCACAACTGGCAAATTCTCGACGAGCAATACGGTCTGGCCCGTGACGGTCAGCGGATGTTTGGGGTCATGCGGATCAATCGGACTTCAAGCACGGAGTGGTCGCGCTGTATCGGCATCCGCAACAGCCATGATCGCACGCTGGCGGTGGGATTGGCGGCGGGGCTCTCGGTCATTTGCTGCAGCAATTTATGTCTTGGTGGCAGCATGGTTCTGAAACGGCGTCACACCTCCCGGATCGAACTGAACGGTCTGGTTCTGGAAGCAGTGAACGCTCTGGAGCTGGAGTTTTTGACTTTGGAAAACGTAGCAGAAGAGTTGAAGATCGATGAACTCAATGATGATGAAGTTCGTGCTTCGCTGGTGGTGGCGGCGGAACGTCAGGCGATTCCGTCATGTGATATTCTGACCGTCTGGAAGGAGTTCAAACATCCCCGGCATGAGGAGTTCGTCGAGCCGACCCGGTGGAGCCTGTTGAACGCCTTCACCGAAACCGCCAAAAAGTACAGTCCCGCCCGTGCCGACCAGTGCTACCGCAGCCTGACCCGACTGTTTGGACTGGACGGCAAACCGGCGGAACTCTGGAAGTAG
- a CDS encoding RecB family exonuclease — translation MATIDKLRQEPHWSYSALNTYLNICQAQFMYRYVDQAEVERTSVCLPFGKAFHSALTAQAWECMMGGSLTRDEIVGQFEEAFKIEAEATPNLIYKEGENFDTVIDLATKMLDAALANWSDYYTVKGVAQAFKIDVPGLNKPLIGEWDLLVQDGRDVCIVDWKTSANRWPAGKADRDLQATVFSYAYEKQNGTAPLFRFDVITKTKNPGCESHYTSRGFHDFRRFEALANRAQYAINKGVFLPNETSFACAECPYRDRCRQWHLKKWR, via the coding sequence ATGGCGACCATCGACAAACTGCGGCAGGAACCGCACTGGTCGTATTCGGCGTTGAATACGTACCTCAATATCTGTCAGGCGCAATTCATGTACCGGTACGTGGATCAGGCCGAGGTTGAACGGACTTCGGTCTGCTTGCCATTCGGCAAGGCATTCCATTCGGCATTGACCGCTCAGGCGTGGGAGTGCATGATGGGCGGTTCGCTGACCCGTGATGAGATCGTCGGACAGTTTGAAGAGGCGTTCAAGATCGAAGCCGAAGCTACCCCGAACCTGATCTACAAGGAGGGCGAGAACTTCGATACGGTGATCGACCTTGCAACGAAGATGCTGGATGCGGCGCTGGCGAACTGGTCGGATTACTACACGGTCAAAGGTGTGGCACAAGCGTTCAAGATTGACGTTCCCGGACTGAACAAGCCCCTGATCGGTGAATGGGATTTACTGGTTCAGGATGGACGGGATGTCTGCATCGTGGATTGGAAAACCTCCGCGAACCGCTGGCCAGCCGGGAAAGCCGACCGCGATCTTCAGGCAACGGTGTTCAGCTATGCCTACGAGAAACAGAACGGAACGGCTCCACTCTTTCGGTTCGATGTCATCACCAAGACAAAGAATCCGGGCTGTGAGAGTCATTACACCAGTCGCGGATTCCACGACTTCCGGCGCTTCGAGGCGCTGGCGAACCGGGCGCAGTACGCGATCAACAAAGGCGTGTTCCTGCCGAATGAAACATCATTCGCCTGTGCGGAGTGTCCGTATCGAGACCGTTGCAGACAGTGGCATTTAAAGAAATGGAGGTGA
- a CDS encoding BrnT family toxin: MNFEWDENKAATNQQKHGITFQEAATVFQDEDALQIFDPDHSEGEDRFILLGMSSILRILVVCHCYRANDDVIRIISARKATRNESSTYKRRK, translated from the coding sequence ATGAATTTTGAATGGGATGAAAATAAGGCGGCAACCAATCAGCAAAAACATGGAATCACTTTTCAGGAAGCTGCAACGGTATTTCAGGATGAAGATGCGCTGCAGATTTTCGACCCCGACCATTCGGAGGGTGAGGACCGTTTCATCCTGTTGGGAATGAGTTCCATTTTGCGGATTTTAGTGGTCTGCCACTGTTATCGCGCCAATGACGATGTGATTCGGATCATTTCCGCACGGAAAGCAACCCGGAACGAAAGTTCCACCTACAAGAGGAGGAAATGA
- a CDS encoding BrnA antitoxin family protein, with protein MRAEYDFSNAVKNPYVKPRKTAVTIRLDPATVEYFKSLASEVSLPYQTLINSFLTDCAKRKVKPNIKWS; from the coding sequence ATGAGAGCGGAATACGATTTTTCCAATGCAGTCAAAAACCCTTATGTGAAGCCTCGGAAAACTGCGGTGACAATCCGGCTTGATCCGGCGACCGTGGAGTATTTCAAATCGCTGGCAAGCGAAGTGTCACTGCCGTATCAGACGCTTATCAATTCGTTTTTGACTGACTGCGCCAAGCGCAAGGTAAAACCGAATATCAAATGGAGTTGA